In the genome of Hymenobacter cellulosivorans, one region contains:
- a CDS encoding antibiotic biosynthesis monooxygenase family protein produces MPAIITRIWHGTTAAHHAETYLDYLQASGIADYKNTPGNLGVQVLRRLDGAICHFWTVTRWDSYESIQRFAGPDYEKARYYPEDAQYLLEFEPTVLHCETFEF; encoded by the coding sequence ATGCCCGCCATCATCACCCGCATCTGGCACGGCACCACCGCCGCCCACCACGCCGAAACCTACCTGGACTACCTCCAGGCCTCCGGCATTGCCGACTACAAAAACACCCCCGGTAACCTCGGCGTCCAGGTTTTGCGCCGCCTCGACGGGGCCATCTGCCACTTCTGGACCGTCACCCGCTGGGACAGCTACGAGAGCATTCAGCGCTTCGCCGGCCCCGACTACGAAAAGGCCCGCTACTACCCCGAAGATGCCCAGTACCTGCTCGAATTCGAGCCCACCGTGCTGCACTGCGAAACCTTCGAGTTTTAG
- a CDS encoding sugar phosphate isomerase/epimerase family protein, whose translation MARYRLTLNMEYIKHAAQGFQWGVEKAAALGYAYVEPMIHTGWDLLSEVDFFHSFSTQEDPLLMRDICRKAGVQVSSISGHSPLMKPEAAVPRLTQAIVFAAACGAKFVNTDDMNKPDWMDDELAHTLMKYTLTKANFVAQRHQVFICLEPHGTYSCTSAGLLRLVELVPSPWIRVNWDTGNFYLAGLEDPYEGLQRVREQVVHVHAKDISRQQSQAERGLVTGTPVGCACGEGEVDWERVIQILDPLDREIFLSVECGQVDEAERSLTYLTKLLGNKLLTS comes from the coding sequence ATGGCGCGTTATCGGCTTACCCTCAACATGGAATACATCAAGCATGCGGCCCAGGGGTTTCAATGGGGCGTAGAAAAAGCCGCAGCCTTAGGCTATGCATACGTCGAGCCCATGATCCACACCGGCTGGGATTTGCTGAGCGAAGTCGACTTTTTCCACTCTTTCTCCACGCAAGAGGATCCGTTGCTGATGCGGGATATTTGCCGGAAAGCGGGCGTGCAAGTGAGCAGTATTAGCGGGCATAGCCCCCTGATGAAGCCTGAAGCAGCCGTACCGCGCTTAACTCAGGCCATCGTGTTTGCCGCTGCCTGTGGCGCGAAATTCGTGAACACGGATGACATGAATAAGCCCGACTGGATGGACGATGAGCTGGCCCATACCCTGATGAAATACACCTTGACTAAGGCCAACTTCGTTGCTCAGCGGCATCAGGTATTCATTTGTTTGGAGCCCCATGGCACCTACAGCTGTACTTCTGCCGGGCTCTTACGCTTGGTTGAGCTAGTACCTTCCCCCTGGATTCGCGTCAACTGGGATACGGGCAACTTCTACTTGGCCGGCCTGGAAGACCCTTATGAGGGACTGCAGCGAGTGCGTGAGCAGGTGGTACACGTGCACGCCAAAGACATCAGTCGGCAACAAAGCCAGGCCGAGCGCGGGCTAGTAACGGGCACTCCGGTGGGCTGTGCCTGTGGAGAGGGCGAGGTAGACTGGGAGCGGGTTATACAAATCCTGGATCCGCTCGACCGGGAGATATTTCTGAGTGTAGAGTGCGGGCAAGTTGATGAGGCGGAACGAAGCCTGACTTATCTAACCAAGCTGCTGGGCAATAAACTACTCACTTCTTAA
- a CDS encoding penicillin acylase family protein, whose amino-acid sequence MPHVSSLFTFSRPRFLLTLTTLLGCLGAQGQAFTPVEIARWQQQAKQVTIVRDNWGVPHVTGKTDADAVFGLLYAQCEDDFARVEDNYIVNIGRLAEVEGEAAIYQDLRARLFLDSTQAISIYQKSPAWMKQLLNAFADGTNFYLYSHPTVKPRLLRRFQPWMPLMFSEGSIGGNISVVPLERLKNFYSQRKSTSWVRPDFERPDREPVGSNGFAIAPAKSASGHALLLINPHTSFYFRPEVQMTSATGLNAYGAVTWGQFFVYQGFNEHCGWMHTSSFADSMDEYLETVEPQKDGTLMYRYGGKLRPVQTAKMSIAYKQADGTIARKEFTTYRTHHGPVVGQQAENKWVTVRMMDTPLEALEQSYLRTKATDYASFQKVMQLNGNASNNTVFADSKGTIAYWHGNFMPRRDPQFDWSMPVDGSNPKTDWKGLHKVEEIVQVKNPASGWIQNCNSTPFTVSGPSSPKREQFPAYMAPDAENYRGVNAVRVLSRKTTFTLDTLIAAAKDPYLAGFEELIPALAKDFQFVLDSSNPPEGEILEAMKLLRGWDKRYSKTSVAQTLAIYWGERIQKLARTRVTPDMRLDNLSFTAFVIAKTTPTEKVTALQETLDELTKDFGTWKMPWGEVNRFQRLTGKIQETYDDKQPSLPVAFTSSAWGSLAAFGARTAPNTKKRYGYVGNSFIAVVEFGPRVKARSVLAGGNSNQPTSAHFTDQAGLYVEENFKDVLFYPEDIRQHAERTYSPGQ is encoded by the coding sequence ATGCCGCACGTCTCTTCTCTTTTTACGTTTTCCCGGCCGCGCTTTTTGCTGACCCTGACCACGCTGCTCGGCTGCCTGGGCGCTCAGGGCCAGGCCTTCACCCCAGTCGAAATAGCCCGCTGGCAGCAGCAAGCCAAGCAGGTCACCATCGTGCGCGACAACTGGGGCGTGCCCCACGTGACGGGCAAAACCGACGCCGACGCGGTATTCGGCCTACTGTATGCCCAGTGTGAGGACGACTTTGCCCGGGTCGAGGACAACTACATTGTGAACATCGGGCGGCTGGCGGAGGTGGAAGGCGAGGCGGCCATTTACCAGGACTTGCGGGCCCGGCTGTTTCTGGACTCCACCCAGGCCATTAGCATCTACCAGAAAAGTCCGGCCTGGATGAAGCAGCTGCTCAACGCCTTTGCCGACGGCACCAACTTCTACCTCTACTCCCACCCCACCGTGAAGCCCCGGCTGCTGCGCCGCTTCCAGCCCTGGATGCCGCTCATGTTCAGTGAGGGCAGCATCGGCGGCAATATCAGCGTGGTGCCCCTGGAGCGGCTCAAGAACTTTTACAGCCAGCGCAAGTCGACGTCGTGGGTGCGGCCCGACTTCGAGCGGCCCGACCGGGAGCCGGTGGGTTCCAACGGCTTTGCCATTGCGCCCGCCAAAAGCGCCAGCGGCCACGCCCTGCTCCTGATTAACCCGCACACCTCCTTCTACTTCCGGCCTGAGGTGCAGATGACCAGCGCCACGGGCCTGAACGCCTACGGAGCCGTAACCTGGGGCCAGTTTTTCGTTTACCAGGGCTTTAATGAGCACTGCGGCTGGATGCACACTTCCAGCTTCGCCGATTCCATGGACGAGTACCTGGAAACCGTGGAGCCGCAGAAAGACGGCACGCTGATGTACCGCTACGGCGGCAAACTGCGCCCGGTGCAAACCGCCAAAATGTCTATTGCCTACAAGCAGGCCGACGGCACAATTGCCCGCAAGGAATTCACCACCTACCGCACTCACCACGGACCAGTCGTGGGCCAGCAGGCGGAAAATAAGTGGGTGACGGTGCGCATGATGGACACCCCGCTGGAGGCCCTGGAACAGTCGTACCTGCGTACTAAGGCCACGGACTACGCCTCCTTCCAGAAGGTGATGCAGCTCAATGGCAACGCCTCGAATAACACCGTGTTTGCCGATAGCAAAGGCACCATTGCCTACTGGCACGGCAACTTCATGCCCCGGCGCGACCCACAATTCGACTGGAGCATGCCCGTGGATGGCAGCAACCCCAAAACGGACTGGAAAGGGCTGCATAAGGTGGAGGAAATTGTGCAGGTGAAAAACCCGGCCAGCGGCTGGATTCAGAACTGCAACTCCACGCCCTTCACCGTCTCGGGGCCAAGCAGCCCTAAGCGGGAGCAGTTTCCGGCCTACATGGCCCCCGACGCGGAAAACTACCGGGGCGTAAATGCCGTGCGGGTACTGAGCCGCAAAACCACGTTCACGCTCGACACGCTGATTGCCGCCGCCAAGGACCCGTATCTGGCCGGTTTCGAGGAGCTGATTCCGGCGTTGGCCAAGGACTTTCAGTTTGTGCTGGACAGCTCCAATCCGCCCGAGGGCGAGATTCTGGAGGCCATGAAGCTGCTGCGGGGCTGGGACAAACGCTACAGCAAGACCTCGGTGGCCCAGACCCTGGCTATTTACTGGGGCGAAAGAATTCAGAAGCTGGCCCGCACCCGCGTCACGCCCGATATGCGGCTCGACAACCTCTCGTTCACGGCCTTTGTCATTGCCAAAACCACGCCCACGGAGAAAGTCACGGCCCTGCAGGAAACCCTGGATGAGCTGACCAAGGACTTTGGTACCTGGAAAATGCCCTGGGGCGAGGTGAACCGCTTCCAGCGCCTGACGGGCAAGATTCAGGAAACCTACGATGATAAGCAGCCCAGCTTGCCGGTGGCCTTTACCTCCTCGGCCTGGGGCTCGTTGGCCGCGTTTGGGGCCCGCACGGCGCCGAATACCAAGAAACGCTACGGCTACGTGGGCAACAGCTTTATTGCCGTGGTCGAGTTTGGGCCGCGGGTGAAGGCCCGCTCGGTGCTGGCCGGCGGCAACAGCAACCAGCCCACCTCGGCCCACTTTACCGATCAGGCCGGGCTCTACGTGGAGGAGAACTTCAAGGACGTACTGTTCTACCCCGAAGACATCCGCCAGCACGCTGAGCGCACGTACTCGCCGGGGCAGTAA
- a CDS encoding NAD(P)-dependent alcohol dehydrogenase, with amino-acid sequence MRKVLYDRFGDEQVLAVRELPTPIIAPTQLLIQVKAASINPLDWKIYRGEMKLMSGSKFPKGAGIDFAGTVAQVGASVTGYQPGDAVFGFLDVFTGGALAEYVVVTEAFIAPKPASISFDQAAALPVTGLAALQIIDQLAAVGPGQEVLINGASGGVGLFAIQLAKLRGARVTAVVGPAGLTPATQLGADAVVDYTKQHLSQLPQRFDTIIDLSDKLPFTVARRLLKPRATFVSMLPSPLGLIGAFFRSLFSGQKHRILILKPTAAGLRDLAALAQNGLQIPVEKVYDLASVRQAYQETSQGKVKGKAVVVLG; translated from the coding sequence ATGCGTAAAGTATTGTACGACCGTTTCGGCGACGAACAGGTTCTGGCGGTGCGCGAACTGCCCACCCCCATTATTGCTCCCACTCAGCTGCTGATTCAGGTAAAAGCGGCTTCTATCAACCCCCTGGATTGGAAGATTTACCGCGGCGAGATGAAGCTCATGTCGGGCTCGAAATTTCCCAAGGGCGCCGGCATCGACTTTGCCGGTACTGTGGCCCAGGTAGGTGCCAGCGTGACCGGCTACCAGCCCGGCGACGCCGTATTTGGCTTTCTGGACGTCTTCACCGGCGGGGCCCTGGCCGAGTACGTGGTAGTTACCGAAGCCTTCATTGCCCCCAAGCCGGCCAGCATTTCGTTTGACCAGGCCGCGGCCCTGCCGGTTACCGGGCTGGCGGCCCTGCAGATTATCGACCAGCTAGCGGCCGTGGGCCCGGGCCAAGAAGTGCTCATCAACGGCGCCAGCGGCGGCGTGGGCCTGTTCGCCATTCAGTTGGCCAAACTGCGCGGTGCCCGCGTAACGGCCGTAGTCGGTCCGGCAGGGCTGACGCCTGCCACTCAGCTAGGAGCCGACGCGGTGGTAGACTATACCAAACAACACCTCAGCCAGCTGCCGCAGCGGTTTGATACCATCATCGACCTGTCGGACAAACTACCCTTTACCGTGGCTCGACGGCTGCTCAAGCCCCGGGCTACGTTTGTCAGCATGCTGCCCTCGCCGCTGGGGCTTATAGGGGCGTTTTTCCGCAGCCTGTTTTCGGGCCAGAAACACCGGATTCTTATCCTGAAGCCTACTGCCGCGGGTCTCCGGGACCTGGCTGCCCTGGCTCAGAATGGGCTGCAAATCCCGGTGGAGAAGGTGTATGACCTGGCCAGCGTGCGGCAGGCCTACCAGGAAACCAGCCAGGGTAAGGTGAAAGGTAAAGCGGTAGTCGTCCTCGGCTAA
- a CDS encoding cupin domain-containing protein gives MDTNKQAPTILAPTEGQTLAVMGSNYRILASGQDTAGAYATIDMLVPPGGGPGPHAHADIEETFFVVEGEVEVKSEFGTTVATAGSYIRIPKGGVVHGFKNKSAQPARLLCTVVPAGLDEFFQEIGQPVAPGQFLPPPVLDQGAIQRIQALAQAYGQQVFPPNYLG, from the coding sequence ATGGATACGAACAAACAAGCCCCCACCATTCTGGCGCCCACCGAAGGCCAGACGCTGGCCGTAATGGGCAGCAACTACCGCATCCTGGCCAGCGGCCAGGACACCGCCGGCGCCTACGCCACCATCGACATGCTGGTACCGCCCGGCGGTGGCCCCGGCCCCCACGCCCACGCCGACATCGAGGAAACTTTCTTCGTGGTGGAAGGCGAAGTGGAAGTCAAGTCCGAGTTCGGCACCACCGTAGCCACCGCCGGCTCCTATATCCGCATTCCGAAGGGCGGCGTGGTGCACGGCTTCAAAAACAAGAGCGCGCAGCCGGCCCGGCTGCTGTGCACGGTGGTGCCGGCGGGCCTGGACGAGTTTTTTCAGGAAATCGGTCAGCCGGTAGCTCCCGGCCAGTTTTTGCCCCCGCCAGTGCTCGACCAGGGGGCCATTCAGCGCATCCAGGCCCTGGCCCAGGCGTATGGGCAGCAGGTGTTTCCGCCCAACTACCTCGGCTAG
- a CDS encoding helix-turn-helix transcriptional regulator, translating into MTFSFFATPDFDFVTQFGQYLQVPVRDGQVTLPESLGQGYVRKLQFGVDFKLTMHRYELHEDLVIRRQAAGGSSDQITIFFYNNEQPLDIAYTDHPQVRFSQREESAVQLTSNDLSSTIRFPARHAVHYLVVALKTPRLKALLAGNEPHPLLSALTADGGSFLFLESLAAEAKLLLKHITEVNQHDGLSHFYIQVKVQELLYLVFRKLMLRDAAPHQPINSADAERLLRVHEQLLTDLGTPPVLRELAQQAAMSETKLKQLFKQTFGSSVYTYYQQARMKEAAFLLKQGQHSVAEVGYELGFSNLSHFSRLFEKHYGLNPKRYAQS; encoded by the coding sequence ATGACGTTCAGTTTCTTTGCGACGCCTGATTTTGACTTTGTCACCCAGTTTGGACAGTATCTGCAGGTGCCCGTGCGCGATGGCCAGGTGACCTTGCCCGAGTCCCTGGGCCAAGGCTACGTGCGCAAGCTGCAGTTTGGCGTCGATTTCAAGCTCACCATGCACCGCTACGAGCTGCACGAAGACCTCGTAATCCGGCGCCAGGCGGCCGGTGGGAGCAGCGACCAGATTACCATTTTCTTCTACAACAACGAGCAGCCGCTGGACATTGCCTACACCGACCATCCGCAGGTGCGGTTTTCCCAGCGTGAGGAGTCGGCGGTGCAACTCACGTCCAACGACTTGAGTTCTACCATCCGTTTTCCGGCCCGGCACGCCGTGCATTACCTGGTAGTGGCCCTCAAAACGCCCCGCTTGAAGGCGCTGCTAGCCGGGAATGAGCCCCACCCACTACTGAGCGCCCTGACGGCCGACGGCGGTTCCTTTCTGTTCTTGGAAAGCCTGGCGGCCGAAGCCAAGCTCCTGCTCAAGCACATTACGGAGGTAAACCAGCACGACGGCCTGAGCCATTTCTACATTCAGGTGAAGGTGCAGGAGCTGCTCTACCTCGTGTTTCGCAAGTTGATGCTGCGCGACGCAGCCCCGCACCAGCCCATCAACAGCGCCGACGCGGAGCGGCTTCTACGGGTACACGAGCAGCTGCTTACCGACCTGGGCACGCCGCCCGTCCTGCGCGAGCTGGCCCAGCAGGCGGCCATGAGCGAAACCAAGCTCAAGCAGCTCTTCAAGCAAACCTTCGGCAGCTCGGTGTACACCTACTACCAGCAGGCCCGCATGAAGGAGGCCGCCTTTTTACTCAAGCAAGGCCAGCACTCGGTGGCTGAGGTGGGCTACGAGCTGGGCTTTTCCAACCTGAGCCATTTCAGCCGACTGTTCGAAAAGCACTACGGCCTCAATCCCAAACGCTACGCGCAGTCGTAA
- a CDS encoding SDR family NAD(P)-dependent oxidoreductase, whose product MTTQLHTAGITGPASAPNPTPKIWFITGASRGFGRIWTEAALQRGDQVAATARHLASLTDLTEKYGANILPLALDVTNPEQVQQAVAQAHRHFGRLDVVLNNAGYSLVGTIEEAHLDDIRALYETNVYGAISVIQAVLPLLRAQGSGHILGISSGLGHVTSPVIGYYCSSKWAFEAIHESLAAEVASFGIKVTIIEPGAYATEFGSPESLRFAPGLEVYAEFKKHFFAGLGSMERGNPAATPAALFAVVDAEQPPLRLFLGRHNLPWVRQAYAERLATWEAWETVANAAQGDAN is encoded by the coding sequence ATGACCACTCAACTGCACACCGCCGGAATAACCGGCCCCGCATCTGCTCCTAACCCAACGCCCAAAATCTGGTTTATTACGGGTGCTTCCCGCGGCTTCGGCCGCATCTGGACCGAAGCCGCCCTGCAACGCGGCGACCAAGTAGCCGCCACCGCCCGCCACCTGGCCAGCCTCACCGACTTAACCGAGAAATACGGTGCCAACATCTTGCCGCTAGCGCTGGACGTAACGAACCCCGAGCAGGTACAGCAGGCCGTGGCCCAGGCGCACCGGCACTTCGGGCGGCTCGATGTCGTGCTCAATAACGCCGGCTATTCCCTAGTCGGCACCATCGAGGAAGCTCACCTGGACGATATCCGGGCCCTGTACGAAACCAATGTATACGGGGCTATTTCGGTTATTCAGGCTGTGCTGCCGCTGCTGCGCGCCCAGGGCAGTGGCCACATTCTGGGCATTTCCAGCGGCCTGGGGCACGTCACCTCGCCGGTTATCGGCTACTACTGCTCCTCCAAGTGGGCATTCGAGGCGATTCATGAAAGCCTGGCCGCCGAAGTGGCCTCGTTTGGTATAAAAGTCACCATCATTGAGCCCGGGGCCTACGCCACCGAGTTTGGCAGCCCCGAGTCGTTGCGGTTTGCGCCCGGGTTGGAGGTCTACGCCGAGTTCAAAAAACACTTCTTCGCTGGTCTCGGGAGCATGGAACGAGGCAACCCAGCCGCTACGCCGGCGGCCCTGTTTGCCGTAGTCGATGCCGAGCAGCCGCCGCTGCGGTTATTTCTGGGCCGCCACAACCTGCCCTGGGTGCGCCAAGCCTACGCTGAGCGGCTAGCTACCTGGGAAGCCTGGGAAACTGTGGCCAACGCGGCCCAGGGCGACGCCAACTAA
- a CDS encoding helix-turn-helix domain-containing protein, protein MKKQENAPLRFASLSEAHRTLGLPPPLHPLISLVHAAPAPVASSGAHHAHVLSFYKISYRPRLSSRLLYGQGYYDFEEGGLLFAAPNQVIGGTQEQGVGACSQYTLLLHPDFLTGYPLAKKIRQYNFFTYSANEALHVSEQEKNLLLALFNTMEAELSSRLDEFSQDVVIAQLELLLTYAQRFYKRQFLTRKAVHSDLLQRLEATLADCFRPEDLLSRGIPTVQYLAECLHVSPSYLSDLLRTLTGQSAQQHIHDKLLAQAKEQLATTGLSVSEVAYALGFEHSQSFSRFFKTKTALSPLAFRRSFQHN, encoded by the coding sequence ATGAAAAAGCAAGAAAATGCCCCGTTGCGGTTTGCTTCCTTGTCTGAGGCTCACCGGACCCTGGGCTTACCGCCACCCTTGCATCCGCTTATTAGCCTTGTGCACGCCGCCCCAGCGCCCGTAGCGAGTAGCGGTGCTCATCATGCCCACGTGCTGAGCTTTTACAAGATATCCTACCGGCCCCGGCTCAGCAGCCGGCTCTTATACGGACAGGGTTATTATGATTTCGAGGAGGGCGGGCTGTTGTTTGCCGCCCCCAACCAGGTGATTGGCGGCACCCAGGAGCAGGGAGTAGGGGCGTGCTCCCAGTACACGCTGCTGCTGCACCCGGATTTTCTGACGGGTTACCCGCTGGCCAAAAAGATCCGGCAGTACAACTTCTTCACCTACTCGGCCAACGAAGCGCTGCATGTGTCGGAGCAGGAGAAAAACCTCCTGCTGGCGCTATTCAATACCATGGAAGCCGAACTAAGCAGCCGCCTCGACGAATTCAGCCAGGACGTGGTCATTGCTCAGCTTGAGCTGCTGCTCACGTACGCCCAACGCTTCTATAAACGACAGTTTCTCACGCGCAAAGCCGTGCACAGCGACTTGCTGCAACGGCTGGAAGCAACGCTGGCCGACTGCTTCCGCCCCGAAGACCTGCTAAGCCGGGGCATCCCCACGGTGCAGTACCTGGCGGAGTGTCTGCACGTGTCGCCCAGCTACCTGAGCGACCTGCTCCGCACGCTGACCGGCCAAAGCGCCCAACAACACATCCATGACAAACTTCTCGCGCAGGCCAAGGAACAGCTGGCCACCACGGGCTTGTCGGTGAGTGAAGTAGCTTACGCGCTGGGCTTTGAGCATTCGCAATCCTTCAGCCGGTTTTTTAAGACCAAAACGGCCCTTTCGCCCCTGGCATTCCGGCGGTCTTTCCAGCACAACTAA
- a CDS encoding HesB/IscA family protein: protein MATAVSTKIAPITLTPGALVEVRNIIEDKKVPTEYGLRIGVQGGGCSGMSYLLGFDKAKDNDEVYDLDGLKLIMDKKHAMYVLGMEVDFQDGLNARGFVFNNPQAKSTCGCGSSFSA from the coding sequence ATGGCAACGGCCGTTTCAACTAAGATTGCTCCCATCACCCTCACGCCGGGGGCATTGGTCGAGGTAAGAAATATCATCGAGGACAAGAAAGTGCCGACCGAGTACGGTCTGCGCATCGGCGTACAGGGCGGCGGCTGCTCGGGCATGAGCTACCTGCTGGGCTTTGATAAAGCCAAGGACAACGACGAAGTCTACGACCTCGACGGCCTGAAGCTCATCATGGATAAAAAGCACGCCATGTACGTACTGGGCATGGAAGTTGACTTCCAGGACGGCCTCAACGCCCGCGGTTTCGTCTTCAACAACCCCCAGGCCAAGAGCACCTGCGGCTGCGGCTCCTCCTTCTCAGCCTAA
- a CDS encoding DUF7935 family protein, giving the protein MDTTAYVFDLLKIILPALIVAGSLYFLIQNYLEKEQQRRLIELRLENSKTTLPLRLQAYERVTLLLERITPNNLLVRLSSAGQTASEYHRLLMTEIRAEYEHNLSQQLYMSPETWEQVKQAKENILTMINKAYHALPTPQQARGTELAKRVLETLITDEVDPTTQALLAVKREASGLF; this is encoded by the coding sequence ATGGACACCACCGCGTACGTTTTCGATTTGCTCAAGATTATTCTGCCCGCCCTGATTGTGGCCGGTTCCCTGTATTTTCTGATTCAGAACTATCTGGAAAAAGAGCAGCAGCGCCGCCTGATTGAGCTGCGCCTGGAGAATTCCAAAACCACGCTGCCCCTGCGCCTGCAGGCTTACGAGCGAGTAACGCTGCTGCTGGAGCGCATCACGCCCAACAATCTGCTCGTGCGCCTGAGCAGTGCTGGCCAAACAGCTTCCGAATACCACCGCCTGCTGATGACCGAAATCCGGGCCGAGTACGAGCACAACCTCAGCCAGCAGCTCTATATGAGCCCCGAAACCTGGGAGCAGGTCAAGCAGGCCAAGGAAAACATCCTGACGATGATCAACAAAGCTTACCACGCCCTGCCCACGCCCCAGCAGGCCCGCGGCACCGAGCTGGCCAAGCGCGTGCTCGAAACCCTGATTACCGACGAGGTAGACCCCACCACTCAGGCCTTGCTGGCCGTCAAGCGCGAAGCATCGGGGCTGTTCTAG
- the bshA gene encoding N-acetyl-alpha-D-glucosaminyl L-malate synthase BshA, translating into MNIGIVCYPTFGGSGVVATELGKALALKGHRVHFITYSQPVRLDFFNENLFYHEVYIPPYPLFQFPPYELALASKMVDIVQNEKLDVLHVHYAIPHASAAFMAKQILRTKGITVPVITTLHGTDITLVGKDASYEPVVTFSINQSDGVTAVSADLRKETYEYFAIEKDIEVIPNFINLERFKKQNKGHFKAAIAPNGEKLLVHTSNFRSVKRVDDVVNIFAGVRRQIPAKLLLVGDGPDRPRIEKLCREIGFCDDIRFLGKLEAVEEVLSIADLFLMPSEKESFGLAALEAMACEVPVISTNAGGIPELNVHGVTGMLSEIGDVDDMVKNSLYVLEDDNLPRFKDAARARAEEFAVENIVPLYEACYQRAIDAQLAAV; encoded by the coding sequence ATGAATATCGGCATCGTTTGTTACCCTACGTTTGGCGGCTCCGGCGTAGTAGCCACGGAGTTGGGCAAGGCCCTGGCGCTGAAAGGCCACCGCGTGCACTTCATCACCTACAGCCAGCCCGTGCGGCTCGACTTCTTCAACGAGAACCTGTTTTACCACGAGGTCTACATTCCGCCGTACCCGCTGTTCCAGTTTCCTCCTTACGAGCTGGCGCTGGCTTCAAAGATGGTCGACATCGTACAGAACGAGAAGCTTGATGTGCTGCACGTGCACTACGCCATTCCGCACGCCTCAGCGGCTTTCATGGCCAAGCAGATTCTGCGTACCAAGGGTATCACCGTGCCGGTCATCACCACCCTGCACGGCACCGATATTACGCTCGTGGGCAAGGACGCCAGCTACGAGCCGGTTGTGACTTTCAGCATCAACCAATCGGACGGGGTAACGGCCGTATCGGCCGACTTGCGCAAGGAAACCTACGAGTACTTTGCCATCGAGAAGGACATTGAGGTTATTCCCAACTTCATCAATCTGGAGCGGTTCAAGAAGCAGAACAAGGGGCACTTCAAGGCCGCTATTGCTCCCAACGGCGAAAAGCTGCTGGTGCATACCTCCAACTTTCGCTCAGTGAAGCGCGTCGACGACGTGGTGAACATCTTCGCCGGAGTGCGGCGCCAGATTCCGGCCAAGCTCTTGCTCGTGGGTGACGGCCCTGACCGGCCCCGCATTGAGAAGTTGTGCCGGGAAATCGGCTTCTGCGACGATATCCGTTTCCTGGGCAAACTCGAAGCCGTGGAGGAAGTGCTCAGCATTGCCGACTTGTTTTTGATGCCCTCTGAGAAAGAAAGCTTTGGTTTGGCTGCCCTCGAAGCCATGGCCTGCGAAGTGCCGGTTATCAGCACCAATGCTGGCGGTATTCCCGAGCTCAACGTGCACGGCGTAACGGGTATGCTCAGCGAAATCGGCGACGTAGACGACATGGTCAAAAATTCCCTCTACGTGCTGGAAGACGACAATCTGCCCCGCTTCAAGGACGCCGCCCGGGCCCGGGCCGAGGAGTTTGCCGTCGAAAATATCGTCCCGCTCTACGAAGCCTGCTACCAGCGCGCCATTGATGCCCAACTAGCCGCGGTGTAG